One Acidimicrobiia bacterium genomic window, CCGACTCCGTCCGCCGGATCGCCCTCGACGAGGGGAACCTGACGTCGAACCACGCCGTGTCCTGGCGCGACACCTGGCCCGAGCGGGATCAGCCGGACTGGGAGGCGGCGGAGGAGCAGTACCGCTTCGCCGAGGAGAACGATCTGGACCAGGCGGCGTACCACTTCGCGTGGGACCAGGAATTTCTCGACGACCTGCCCGACTCCGGCTGGGTGCAGGAGGTGACGGATCCTGACGAGCTCCGGGAGGTGCTCCGGATACGAGCGCGTGAGCTGTTCGCGCGGTATCCCGAGATCGACAAGATCAACGTCATCAACGAACCGCTCTGGACGCTCGGGCAGTCACCGGACCTGTACCCGAACCACTTCTTCGAGGTGCTCGGTCCCGACTACATCGCGGAGCTCTTCGAGATCGTCGACGCGGAAGCTCCCGACCACGTCGATCTCGTCCTGAACGAGAACTACGTCGAGTACTTCCCGCTGAAGGCCGAGGCGCTGGTGGATCTCGTCGGCGATCTCGTGGCCGAGGACGTGCCCATCGACTCGGTCGGATTCCAGGGGCACCTGATGTTCACCGAGCTCCTCGACCGCGAGCCCGACATCGATCTGCTTCGCGCCACGATGCAGGAGGTGGCCGACCTGGGTGTCGACGTGTGGGTCTCCGAACTCGACAACCCCGTGGAACCGGGCACGCCCGACCGCTTCGAGTACCAGGCCGACAACTACCGGGCGGTCGTCGAGGCCTGCCTGGCGGTCTCGCGCTGTACCGACATCCTCATCTGGGGTGTCGCCGACGAGCGACCCCTCTGGAACCACCCGCTCACGGCCGGGTTCATCGGGTACGAGGACGCCGACGCACTGCTGTTCGACGCGGACGGGAAACCGAAGCCCGCGTCCTTCGCCGTCCGTGACGCCCTCCTCGCCGGCCGGCCCGACACGGGCGGAGGCTGACCCGAGCCGGCATCGCGCAGGGATGGAGTGGCGCCATATCACTTGGTTCCCCGCCACTTTGGCGCTACAGTGGTGGCATGCCCAGTATCCAGGTCAAGGGCGTGCCCGACGACATCCACGCCGTTCACCGCAGGCGCGCCGCGGCCGCCGGCCAGTCCCTGCAGGAGTACCTGCTCGAGCGTCTCGTGGAAGACGCCCGTACCCCGACCCTCGACGAGGTTCTCGACCGGGCCGGCGGGCGCGCCGGTGGGCGTGCCGGCCTCGACACGGCTGTGGCCGCGGTGCGATCGGACCGCGACGCCCGGTGATCGTCGTCGATGCGAGCGTCGTCGTCACGGCGTTGGCGGACGACACGACCGATGGGGACCACGCCCGGCATCGGCTGCGCGGGGAGAGCCTCGCCGCTCCGCACCTCATCGACCTGGAAGTGCTGTCCGTGTGGCGCCGCCTGACGAGTTCCGGGGACCTCGAGCTGCGGCGCGCCGACCTCGCAATGGGAGACCTTCATGATCTTCGCCTCGAGCGCATCCCTCACCGGCCGCTTCTCCCACGCTGCTGGGAGCTACGGGAGAAGCTGACCGTGTATGACGCCGCGTACGTGGCCGCAGCCGAACTCCTGGCTACGACTCTCCTGACTGCCGACCGACGCCTCGCTTCGGCTCCCGGCAGCGGGTGCGCAATCGAGTTGCTCGAGTCGGTGTCGACCTGACGAAAGGTCCTCGCCGAGGTCGTTTCAGGTCGTGCGCGTGTGGGCGTCGAAGAAGTCGAGGATCACGTCGGTTGCCGCGATCGTGTCGGTCGTGTGGCCGATGATCTCATCGAGGGGAAGGTCGAACTCGGCCGGGACGTCCTGGTCGACGGTGTCGGACACGGATCCGTCGTCACCGGCGGACACGTCGTCGAGCACGTCCGCACCCGGCCACGTGTGGCCACCCTCGAGAACCGTGTACAGATCGACGCCGATCCCGCTTCGGCAGTCCGGCCACTGCCGGAACTCGACATCCTCTCCGATCTGCTCCACCGTCGGCTCGGCGGCACAGCCACCGCGTTCGGCGAACCCGGCGGTCTCGTCCACGACGCCCGGCAGCCCGAGGTCGAAGCCGAGGGTTCCGCCACCCTCGTAGGGAGCGAGCATGTCGGCGGTGCCGTGGATGTTGACCATCGACACCGGAGTCGACGGGTCGCACTCGGTCACGAAGTTGGCACCGGCGACCGGGGCGATCGCTGCCCACCGCTCGGAGTCGACACAGGCCAGTGCCACCGCCATCGCCGCACCGTTCGACAGGCCCGTGGCGTACTCGCGGTCCGTGTCGATGCACAGTTCCTGTTCGAGGTCGTCCATGACCGAACCGAGGAATCCGATGTCGTCGACAGCACCCTCCAGTTGGGCATCGACACCGCTCGAGTCGACGACATCCGCCACGTTCCAGAAGTTGGTCGTGAAGGCACCGGAGGGGAACGGGATCGTGGCCGGTTCTCCCTGAGGAGCAACGACGATGTAGCCGCGCTCACCGGCTGCGTCCGGCATGTCGCTCAGGAGGTTCTGCTGCTCGGCGGTCGACGAGAGGCCGTGCATGTTCACGATGACTGGCGTCGCCACCTCGCCGTCGTACGACTCGGGAACCGACAGCACGTAGGTGCGGTCGAGGCCGTCGTGGTCGACCGTTCTCGTCTCGCTGCCCGGTGTCACGTCGCGGGCGGGTGAACACGCCGTCTGGACAGACCCGCCGTCATCGCTCGCGTCGGAGGTCCCGTTGCCTCCGCCGTCGCAGGCGGCCGCGAGGACTCCGAGGACCGTGACGACGACCAGCACCCTGGGAGCTCTCATGGTCGTGCGGATCCTACCGGGGCTCGCTGCCGCGGTGACCTGGTCGTGGAACGACAGGGAGGGCGCGGTCGGTGGAGCGCCGCCATGTCCTGCGGATCGTCCCCGGGGACTCTGCACGGTGGGCGACGATCGAAAGGCCGGTGGTAGGTTCTTCCTGCGGGGTGGAGCAGTTCGGTAGCTCATCGGGCTCATAACCCGAAGGTCGCAGGTTCAAATCCTGCCCCCGCCACTCAGAAACAACAGCAGAGGCCCCGCCATGAGCGGGGCCTCGCTGCGTCCGGGACCGGCGTGCCTCGAGGCGGCCCGCGGCACGGCCGGGGCGGGCTGTGGGTCGCTCCGTAGCAGCCGACGGGGCGAAGCAGTCGCTCAGCACGAATTGGCACACATTGGGGATGCCGTCGCCACGGCTCCCTGCGAGTGTTCGCGGTAGCCGGGTTGGGAGGACGTCGTGGCACGGGTGGCGCGTTGTGTGGTCGTCACGATGGTCGCGCTGGCCTCGGTAACAGCTGCTCCGGTGGGGCCCTCGGCGCCCGCCCCTGCGGGCGCCGAACCCACCTGGGTGGCGGTCGACCTCGGCCTGGGCGACGGCTCGACAGCGAATGACGTGAACGACGCCGGGCAGGTGGTGGGCGAGCGCCTGCTTCCCGGCGGCCAGTACCGGGCGTTCCTCTGGGAAGACGGCACCGTGACCGACCTCGGCATTCTCCCCGGCGCCGACCCGGGAAACTCGTCGAGCACAGCGGCGGCGATCAACGCGAGCGGCCAGGTCGTCGGCTGGAGCACCGCGGCATCGGGCGAGATCGAGCCCTTCCTGTGGGAGCGGACCGCCGAGGCGCCCGACGGCACGATGACCGCCCTCGAGCTGCTCGACACGTTCGACAGCGGAAGCGCGAGCGGGATCAACGACGCGGGTGTGATCGTCGGGTCCAACAACTTCTCGGGCCTGGTTGAGCACGCGGTGGTCTGGGACGGGGGGTCGTTGACGGATCTGCACCCAACCGGTGGTGACCCGTTCGGCAGCTCGGAGGCGTTGGACGTCAACACGACCGGTACGGTCGTCGGCTGGTACGACCAGGGCGCCGCAAACCAAGCCGCCGCCGTCTGGAACGGGGGCACGCCGACGGCGCTCGATCCGGGTGCCGCGCACGCGATCAACGACGCGGGCGTCGTCGTCGGCGTGCAGTCGGGCCCTGGCCAGCTGACCGCGGTCGCCTGGCAGGGAGGGTCGACGACGCCGCTCGGCGAGCTCCCCGGCCACACGCTCAGCCAGGCCAGGGCGATCAACCAGGCCGGTCGAACCGTCGGTGAGAGCGGCGACATGACGAACCCCGAGTCGCGTGCGGTGATCTGGGAATCGGGCACCGTGGTCGCACTCCCGGGTCTTCCGGGTCGGCCGTGGAGCACCGCTCGCGGCCTCAACGACCAGGACGTCGTCGTCGGCGAGGCTTCGGGCGCGGGCGCCCCGCCCAGGGCGGTCATGTGGCAGGTCGACGCCGTGCCGGTCCTCTCGCTGCCCGACGACGTCTCCGTCGAGGCCGACGGCCCGGACGGCGCCGTCGTCGACTTCGACGCGACCGCCACCGACGACGAGGACGGCGACCTCCCGGTCGACTGCACACCGGCGTCGGGATCGCTGTTCGCCGTCGGGACGACCACCGTCGAATGCACCGCGACCGACTCGGCCGGCAACACAGCGACCGGGTCCTTCGACGTGACCGTCACCGATGTCCCCGCGTCCGACTGCTCCGTCGACGTCGACGTCATCACGGTCAACTCCGGTGCGGACGACGGCAACGGCTGCACGATCCGCGAGGCGATCGACCTGTCGAACGCCACGGCGGGCACCCAGACCATCGGCTTCGACCTGCCCGGCAGCTTCCCGTGGACGGTGACACCGACCTCGCCGCTTCCCACGACCACCGACCCGGTGGTGATCGACGGGTCGACCCAGCCGGGATGGGCCACCTGCGGCTCGTCCAAGGTCGTGATGCTCGACGGCGCGAGCGTCGGCTCGGGCACCGCGAACGGCCTCACCATCGGTGGTGGCTCGTCGACGATCCACGGTCTGGCCATCGGCAACTTTCCGATCGCCGGGATCCAGCTGGAATCCGACGGCAACACCGTCACGTGCAACCACCTCGGCACGAACCACGCGGGCCTCGCCGCCGCTCCGAACGCCTTCGGCGTCTTCGTCGGGAACTCCTCCGACAACGTGATCGGCGGTCCGACGTTCGACGACCGCAACATCATCTCGGGCAACACGGCGACGGGCGTCTCCGTGGCCAACGCACCGTCCACCGGCAACACGATCGAGAACAACCTCATCGGTACGACGCCGACCGGGAACGTCGCTGTTCCCAACGGAATCGGCGTTCACGTTCGGGGGTCGGTCGACACAACCGTCGGGCCCGAGAACGTCATCTCGGGTAACTCCAACCGCGGTGTGAGCGTCACCAACGACGCGGCCCAGACCGTGATCATCGGGAACCATGTGGGTGTGAACGCGGCCGGTACCAGCGCGGTCGGCAACAACTGGGGTGTCTACGTCGACGAGTCCGTCGGCACTCGAGTCGGGGGAGCGGCTGGCGGTGAGGGCAACGTCGTGGCCGGCAGCACGTTCGACGGCATCGTCGTCGCCGCCAACGCGGGCCAGACCACGTCTGGCGTCACCATTGTCGGCAACACGGTCGGTCTCGGGGCCGACGGTACGACCGTTTCGGCGAACCGCGATGGCATCGCCCTGTGGCCCGGAGCGGAGAACGCCCAGGTCGGCGGGGTCGCCCCAGGAGAGGCGAACGTCGTCTCCGGCAACAGCGGCGCCGGTATCTCGATCGCCGGCACTGCCACCGGCAACATCGTCGAGGGCAACGACGTGGGCATCGACGCTGGTGGCACCCTCCCGCGCCCCAACGCCGACGGCATCTCCATCAGCGCGTCCGGCAACACCGTCCGGTCGAACACGATCTCGAACAACAGCGGTGACGGCATCGTCGTCGCGACGGGAACGGCCAACCGATTCGAGCGCAACTCGATCGACGGGAACGGCGATCTCGGGATCGACCTGGGTGACGACGGTGTGACCGCCAACGACGCGGGCGACACGGACTCGGGCGCCAACGACCTCCTGAACTTCCCTGAGCTGACGTCGGTGGAGAGCGACGGAGCGACCACCACGACGGTCGAGGGCACGCTCGAGGCCGAGCCGAACACGAGCTACACAATCGAGCTCTTCACCTCGACGGCGTGCGACCCGTCGGGCCATGGCGAGGGCGGCACCTTCTTCACCGACCTGTCAGTCACGACCGACGGAACCGGCATCGTCGGCTTCAGCTCGACGCAAGCCATCGGCGCGCCGCTCGGCGACCAGATGACCGCGGTGGCCGTCGACGACGCTTCCGGAGACAGCTCCGAGTTCTCGGCGTGCCTCGCGATCGGCTCGCCCGACTCCGATGGCGACGGTCTGACCGACGCCGAGGAGGCGTTGCTCGGCACGGATCCGAACGATGCCGACTCCGATGACGACGGCGTCGACGATGGCGTCGAGGTCACCAATGGCACGGATCCGTTGGACGCCGACTCGGACGACGACGGGCTGAGCGATGGCGAGGAGGCATCCCTGGGGACCGATCCTCTGGATGCCGACAGCGACGACGACGGGTTGACCGACGGCGAGGAGGATGTGGCCGGGACCGATCCGCTGGACGCTGACTCCGATGACGACGGTCTGGATGACGGCGCCGAGATGTTGGCGGGAACGGATCCGTTGGACGACGACTCTGACGATGACGGTGTGCTCGACGGTGACGAGGTCACGAATGGGACCGATCCACTGGATGCCGACAGTGACGATGACGGGTTGACCGACGGTGTCGAGGGTGTGGCGGGGACGAATCCGTTGGATCCCGATTCGGATGATGACGGTGTGCTCGACGGTGACGAGGTGACCGCCGGGACCGATCCGTTGGACGCCGACAGCGACGACGACGGGTTGACCGATGGTGAGGAGGCGATACTCGGAACCGACCCGCTCGACGCTGACTCCGATGACGACGGTCTCGATGACGGCGCGGAGGTGTTGGCCGGAACGGATCCGTTGGACGACGACTCCGATGATGACGGTGTGCTCGACGGCGAGGAGATCGCGAACGGGACCGATCCTCTGGATGCCGACACCGACGACGACGGCCTGACGGACGGTGAGGAGGCGACCCTCGGGACCGATCCCCTCGACGCCGACACCGACGACGACGGTGTGTCGGATGGTGACGAGGTGACTGCGGGCACCGATCCGCTCGGCGGCGACTCGGACGGCGACGGCCTGTCCGATGGTGAGGAGGCGACCCTCGGAACCGACCCGCTGGACGCGGACAGTGACGACGACGGCCTGGACGACGGCGCCGAGGTGTTGGCGGGAACGGATCCGTTGGATGCTGACAGCGACGCCGACGGTGCGCTCGACGGCGAGGAGATCGCGAACGGTACCGATCCACTGGATGCCGACAGCGACGATGACGGGTTGACCGACGGTGTCGAGGGTGTGGCGGGAACGGATCCGTTGGATCCCGATTCGGATGATGACGGTGTGCTCGACGGCGATGAGGTGACCGCCGGGACCGATCCGCTGGATGCCGACAGCGACGACGACGGTCTCACGGATGGTGAGGAGGCGTTGCTCGGGACGGATCCGTTGGATGCAGACAGCGACGACGACGGGATCTCGGATGGCGACGAGGTGGCGAACGGGTCGGATCCACTCGTCGCCGACGCGACGGTGGATCTGTTCGTGTGGCAGTTGGAGTCGGATGACTACGTGTTGAACGGGGCGGTAGAGGGTGACACCGTCACCTGGACGTCGGGTACGACGAGCAACGGTCCCGATGTCGCTCGCGACGTCGTGCTCACGATCACGCTGCCGTCGGAGATGGAGTTCGTGCAGGCCACTGCCCCGGAGTGTGTCCACGACGGCTCCGCCGGCGCTGGGGTGGTGACCTGCACGGTCGACGAGGTGATCCAGGACGGCACGCTCCAGACCGACGTGAGCGCGGTGGCGACCACGGCGGGGACCTACGGGCCGACCGCCACGGTTTCGGCGGCCACCGGCGACCCGGTGTCCGGCAACGACAGCGACACGCTGCTTCTCACCATCGACTCGGCCGACAGTGACGGTGACGGCCTCACCGATGCCGAGGAGGTGTTGCTCGGCACCGACCCATTCGACGCCGACACCGACGACGACGGCGTCGACGACGGCGCCGAGGTCACGGCCGGGACGGATCCTCTGGATGCCGACAGCGACGACGACGGTCTCACCGATGGCGAGGAGGCGACCCTCGGAACCGATCCGCTCGACGCCGACTCCGATGACGACGGCCTCACCGATGGTGAGGAGGCGTTGGCCGGGACCGATCCGTTGGATCCCGACTCCGATGACGACGGTCTGGATGACGGCGCCGAGGTGTTGGCCGGGACGGATCCGTCGGATCCCGATTCGGATGACGACGGTGTTCTGGACGGTGACGAGGTGGCCAATGGCACCGACCCGCTGGACCCGGACTCCGACAGCGACGGCCTGACCGACGGTGAGGAGATCACACACGGCACCGACCCCCTCGACCCGGACACCGACGACGACGGGATCGGCGACGGCGCCGAGGTGGCCAACGGCACCGACCCGCTGAGCGGAAACCTCCCGTCGGGGCCGGCGGCGTCGTTCGGCGACGCGCTCCTCGGAGCTCTGGGCGACGGCTATGTGCCGTCGACGGTCGAACCGCTGGCGGTATCGGGCCTGTCGGGGGTGGCGGCGATGGCCGCGGGCTACGACCATTCGTTGGCGGTGGACGAGAACGGTGGCGTGTGGGCGTGGGGGTCCAACCGGTACGGCCAGTTGGGTGACGGGTCACTGACGCAGCGGTTGTCGCCGGTGCAGGTGCCGGGGCTGTCGGGCGTGGTGGCCGTGGCCGTCGGCGATCGTCATTCGCTGGCGGTGGACGAGAACGGGGACGTGTGGGCCTGGGGGAACAGCACCCAGGGCCAGGTGGGTGACGGGTCGACGGCGTCGAGGGTCACGTCGCCCGTGCAGGTGCCGGGCCTGTCGGGGATCGTGGCGATCGGCGCGGGCGGCAACCATTCGTTGGCGGTGGACGGCGACGGTGACGTGTGGGCCTGGGGGTGGAACCCCCACGGCCAACTGGGTGACGGGTCCACGACGGATCGGACGTCGCCGGTGCAGGTGTCGGGGCTGTCGGGGATCGTGTCGGTCGCGGGGGGCGGCTACCACTCGTTGGCGGTGGATGGCAATGGTGACGTGTGGGCGTGGGGGTACAACGGATACGGCGCGGTGGGTGACGGGTCGACGACGCAGCGGTTGTCGCCGGTGCAGGTGCCGGGGCTGTCGGAGGTCGGGTCGGTGGCCGCCGGCAGGCTCCACTCGCTGGCGGTGGACGGCACTGGTGACGTGTGGGCGTGGGGGAACAACGGCTACGGCCAGGTGGGTGACGGGTCGACGGCATCTCGGGTGGTCGCGCCTCTGAGGGTGCCGGGGCTGTCGGGCGTGGCGGGGGTCGAGGGGGGCGACTCCCACTCGTTGGCGGTGGACAGCAACGGTGACGTGTGGGCCTGGGGGAGAAACCTCTACGGCCAGTTGGGTGACGGGTCGACGACGGATCGGTTGTCGCCGGTGCAGGTGCCGGGCCTCTCGGGCGTGGTGGCGGTGGCTGCGGGCGCCGACCACTCGTTGGCGGTGGACGGTGACGGTGGCGTGTGGGGCTGGGGGAAGAACTCCTCCGGAGAGCTCGGCAACGCGTCGCTCGTGTACCGGCCCGTGGCCTACGCGATCGATGACCCGAGCATCACCACCGACCTGGCTGCGGGTGCCCACCACTCTTTGGCCGTGGACGGCAATGGCGACGTCTGGGCGTGGGGGAACAACACGTCGGGCCAGTTGGGTGACGGGTCGACGACGCAGCGGACGTCGCCGGTGCCGGTGTCGGGCCTGTCGAGTGTGGTGGCGGTCGCTGCGGGTGCCAACCACTCGTTGGCGGTGGACGGCGACGGTGATGTGTGGGCGTGGGGGCACAACCACTACGGTCAGTTGGGAACCGGCGGGACGGTCCGGCACCTGAGCCCGACCCGGGTTGTCGGCGTCACCGGTGCCCAGCAGGCCGCCGCCGGCGTGAATCACAGCCTGGTGATCGGCACTGTGTCGACCGGCGATCTCGGCGAGGCGATCGACCAGTCCGTTCCGGCGGGCGGCTCGGCGACGACCGACCTCGAGGGCGACGGCGCCACCAGCTCCGATCCCGTGGAGACCACCGTCGTCTCGCCCGTCGCAGGCCAGATCCAGATCGAGGAGGCCCCGGGCGCCGAGTCGTCGAACGAGGGCTTCCAGCTGTTCGGCTGGCGCGTGTCGATTGTTGCGCCCATGGCGTCGGTCGCCGACCCGCTCGAGCTGACGTTCGCCGTCGACGCCTCGCTGCTCCCGGCCGGCACGACCGCGGCCGACGTGGTCGTGCTGCGCAATGGCATCCCGGTCGCCGACTGCACGGGGACACCGGGCACGGCCGACCCCGACCCGTGTGTCTCCGCGCGGGAAGACCTCCCCGACGGCGACGTCTCCCTCACGGTGCTCACCTCCAGCGCCAGCCTGTGGGAGCTGGGGATCGGAGCGGTGCCCGGGCCCGCCGAGTGCACGCCCGGGCCGCTGGTCACGGTGAACTCCACCACCGACGACGGCACCGGCTGCACCCTGCGTGAGGCCATCGAACAGGTCAACGGCGGCGGGGGCCGCGTCGAGTTCGACATCCCGGGCGCAGGGCCGCACACGATCGCGGTCGACTCGCCGCTTCCCGACATCACGGCGCCGGTGGTGATCGACGCCACGACCGAGCCCGACTTCACGTCCTGCGAGGCGGGCCCCGTCGTGCGCCTCGACGGGTCCGCGCTCAGCGGATCGGGCTCAGGCCTGAGGGTCACGGGCGCTGGAGCGGGCAGCGAGATCCGCGGGCTCGCGATCGGCAACTTCCCCTGGTTCGGCGTGTGGCTACAGGGTGGCAACAACCTGGTCCACTGCACGTGGGCCGGCACCCTCGACGGGACGACAGCGGCGCCCAACGGCCAGCACGGCGTGCGCCTCCAGGGCGGTGACGGCAACACCGTGGCCAACAACGTGATCTCGGGGAACACGGATCGCGGGATCCGGATCGACCAGGGAGCCGACGACGCGGTCGTGTCCGGCAACCGCATCGGCACGACCGCCGACGGCCTCGCCGCCCTGCCGAACCAGTACGGAGTCTCCGTGGAGAACGCGGATCGCACGCTCATCGGGGACGACAACCTCCTGGCCGGGAACGATCTCTGGGCGGTGACCGTCGCCTCGGGCGCGGAGGACGTGCGGGTGGAGGGCAACACGGTCGGCTTCTCGTCGAGTGGGGCGGCGCTCGGCAACGGCTCCGGCGGCGTCTATGTCGGTACCTCGATCGGGACCGTCGTCGGCGGCGCGCCCACTACGGGGAACGTGATCGGCAACGGAACCACCGGTGTTGAGACGGTCAACACTTCCGAGGGGACGGTGGTGTCCCACAACCGGGTCGGCGTCGACGGCTCGGGCACGCCCGCGCCGAACGACACCGGAGTCGGCCTCGAGGGCACCGGCTCGGCACCCAGCGTGACCGACAACGTGATCCGCCACAACACCGACAGGGGCGTCCTGGCGAAGCGTGCGGCCGAGGTCTCGGGCAACACGATCACCGACAACGGCGGCGCCGGGGTCGAGATCGTCGAGGGTGCCACCGGCGTGGCGGTCACCGCCAACTCCATCGACGGCAACGGCGGGCTCGGCATCGATCTCGACGCCGACGGCATGACCCCCAACGACGCCGACGATGCCGACGGCGGGTCGAACGACCTCCAGAACTTCCCGACCGTGGAGCAACTCATCGACACGGGCTCGGGACTCGAGGTCGAGGTGTCGCTCGAGAGTGACGCCTCCTACGGCGACCCGACGTACGCGATCCACGTGTACGACAGCCCGGTCTGCGACCCCTCGGAGCACGGCGAGGGCGCCCGCCTCCTCGGCGACGGAGCACTCACCCTCGACCCCGACGGCACGGGCACGGCGACGATCACCCTCGACGTCGCCGACGTGTCCGACGCATCGACTCTGGTCGCGACGGCGACCAACCCCGACGGGAGCACCTCCGAATTCGGGCCGTGTGGCGCGGTGGACGAGCCGGAGCCGCAGCCGCCGCTGGCGGAGGACGACGAGTACACCACGGCCGTGGTGGGCGGGACCCTGACGATCGGCGCTCCGGGCGTGCTCGACAACGACCACGATCCCGATGGCGACGACCTGACAGCTGTGCTGGTCGACGACGTCGCCCACGGCGACCTGACGTTGGGGAGCGACGGCAGCTTCACCTACGAACCGCCCGCTGCGGAAACCTGCGTCGGTGAGGTGACCTTCACGTACCGGGCGAACGACGGAGTGCTCGACTCGAACATCGCCACGGTGACGATCACGTTCGACGACGTGTGGGTCGGCACCGACGGACCCGACAACCACACCGGTACAGCGGCCGACGAGGTGCTGTGCGGCCTTGGGGGCGACGACACGCTCGACGGCGGCGGTGGCGACGACCTCGTGCTCGGCGGCGCGGGCGACGACACGCTGCGGGGTGGGACGGGCGACGACGACCTCGCCGGCGAGGCCGACGACGACGTGCTGCGCGGCGGCTCGGGCAACGACACACTCGACGGTGGTGCCCACGGGCCCGGCGGGGATCGGGCGACCTACGCCGACGCGACCAACGGGGTCACCGTCGACCTGCGTCTGAGCACCGAGCAGTCAACCGGCTGGGGGATGGAGACGATCACCGGAATCGAGGATCTCTTCGGCTCCGACCACGACGACGAGCTCACCGGTGACGGCGCGGCCAA contains:
- a CDS encoding type II toxin-antitoxin system VapC family toxin, with amino-acid sequence MIVVDASVVVTALADDTTDGDHARHRLRGESLAAPHLIDLEVLSVWRRLTSSGDLELRRADLAMGDLHDLRLERIPHRPLLPRCWELREKLTVYDAAYVAAAELLATTLLTADRRLASAPGSGCAIELLESVST
- a CDS encoding endo-1,4-beta-xylanase, whose translation is MFELPAYHRLRRCAGRSIVVVVVLLLAIVAACDSSVDGETDDASGTTPDETPEEACADGECRLWQAGEIAGIGVGFHIPADSADSVRRIALDEGNLTSNHAVSWRDTWPERDQPDWEAAEEQYRFAEENDLDQAAYHFAWDQEFLDDLPDSGWVQEVTDPDELREVLRIRARELFARYPEIDKINVINEPLWTLGQSPDLYPNHFFEVLGPDYIAELFEIVDAEAPDHVDLVLNENYVEYFPLKAEALVDLVGDLVAEDVPIDSVGFQGHLMFTELLDREPDIDLLRATMQEVADLGVDVWVSELDNPVEPGTPDRFEYQADNYRAVVEACLAVSRCTDILIWGVADERPLWNHPLTAGFIGYEDADALLFDADGKPKPASFAVRDALLAGRPDTGGG